In a genomic window of Thiolapillus brandeum:
- a CDS encoding DUF4124 domain-containing protein, whose protein sequence is MKTISFIILALAFSLAQGEIYKWVDGEGNIHYGDQPESTKAKPMKKLPGLSTYAPPVVPERDEALDDGEEGLVPGQAPATDKAASQGYRSISIISPEDQGTVRSSPGNVSVFVALAPVLRKGDYLKVILDGTPSKEKYQSMVINLQNVNRGEHKLAVAVYNKQGMELLRSDTRTFFLHRTIAKPRRSPR, encoded by the coding sequence ATGAAAACGATTTCGTTCATTATTCTGGCACTGGCTTTCTCTCTGGCACAGGGGGAAATCTACAAGTGGGTGGATGGTGAAGGTAATATCCACTACGGTGATCAGCCTGAATCCACGAAGGCGAAGCCCATGAAAAAGCTACCGGGGCTATCGACTTATGCTCCTCCTGTGGTGCCTGAAAGAGATGAGGCGTTGGATGATGGAGAAGAGGGCCTGGTTCCCGGCCAGGCGCCTGCGACGGATAAAGCCGCCTCACAGGGATATCGTAGTATCAGTATCATAAGCCCGGAAGACCAGGGCACTGTGCGCAGTAGCCCGGGTAATGTTTCTGTTTTTGTCGCTTTGGCTCCTGTGTTGCGCAAGGGCGATTATTTGAAGGTGATATTGGACGGCACTCCTTCCAAGGAGAAGTACCAGAGTATGGTCATCAATCTGCAGAATGTAAACCGGGGTGAGCATAAGCTTGCCGTTGCGGTCTATAACAAACAGGGTATGGAACTCTTGCGCTCTGATACCCGGACATTTTTTTTACATAGAACTATCGCCAAGCCCAGACGTTCTCCCCGCTGA
- a CDS encoding SAM hydrolase/SAM-dependent halogenase family protein, giving the protein MSSGIFLFTDFGIQGPYTGLMEAAMARACPDARVINLLCDAPRHDPRPSAYLLDAMVNWIPQDGIVVAVVDPGVGGQRKKLVLRSHYRWFLGPDNGLLSRICRRDDQSELWELHAEDHWRVSASFHGRDVFGPAAAMLACGGNPKLTSVPREEMVGFDWPDLLAEVIYIDDFGNAMTGITAQSVPSSRSLQVGGKSLPRVRTFSEVPEGALLHYENSLGLLEIAVNCGSAAEVLGLVIGSPVALPR; this is encoded by the coding sequence TCCAGGGGCCTTATACGGGACTCATGGAGGCTGCCATGGCCAGGGCGTGTCCCGATGCCCGGGTAATCAACCTCCTGTGTGATGCGCCGCGCCATGATCCTCGCCCGTCGGCCTATCTGCTGGATGCCATGGTGAACTGGATTCCCCAGGATGGCATCGTGGTCGCTGTAGTGGATCCCGGGGTCGGGGGGCAAAGAAAAAAGCTGGTCCTGCGCAGCCACTACCGCTGGTTCCTTGGGCCGGATAACGGTTTATTGTCCCGGATATGCCGTCGGGATGATCAGTCAGAACTATGGGAGTTGCATGCAGAGGATCATTGGCGGGTATCAGCGAGCTTTCATGGCCGGGATGTCTTTGGCCCGGCGGCTGCAATGCTTGCCTGTGGTGGGAATCCGAAACTGACATCCGTGCCCAGGGAAGAGATGGTTGGTTTCGATTGGCCAGACCTCTTGGCTGAAGTCATTTATATCGATGATTTCGGCAATGCCATGACAGGCATTACCGCGCAGTCTGTCCCTTCCTCCCGAAGCCTTCAGGTGGGGGGGAAATCACTACCCCGTGTCCGAACTTTCTCCGAGGTACCTGAAGGAGCGCTCCTGCACTATGAGAATTCCCTGGGTTTGCTGGAAATAGCCGTGAATTGCGGAAGTGCTGCCGAGGTGTTGGGACTGGTGATTGGTTCCCCCGTAGCCCTGCCCAGGTAA
- the glnL gene encoding nitrogen regulation protein NR(II), with translation MTENTRVSTDALAAAIPAHQVTSLILFDRDLKILYMNPAAEMLLSVSARMARGLSLSQVIRCSRDVFDQHLGMVVESNQPITERGISLSLPDGHSITVDCTLAPVEFEDPETCVLAEIRRVDRQLRVTREEQLITQNLATRDLVRGMAHEIKNPLGGMRGAAQLLAMELGEDSELGDYTRIIVEEVDRLKSLVDQMLGSRQLPVMGAVNIHHILERVYTIVSSDPEHSIAFERDYDPSIPDLQADEGQLVQAILNIVQNAVQATGSKGTVLLQTRVLRQFTLAGVRHRLVLQINIVDDGPGIPQELQERVFYPMVSGKSEGTGLGLSLAQSMINRHGGLIEFTSTPGKTVFTIYLPLEQCNE, from the coding sequence ATGACTGAGAACACCAGGGTTTCTACCGACGCGCTGGCTGCGGCGATTCCGGCTCATCAGGTAACCTCCCTGATTCTGTTTGATCGTGACCTGAAGATCCTTTATATGAATCCTGCTGCGGAGATGCTGTTGTCTGTGAGCGCACGCATGGCCCGGGGGTTGTCCCTGTCCCAGGTCATACGCTGTTCCCGGGATGTCTTTGATCAGCATCTTGGTATGGTGGTCGAAAGTAATCAACCCATCACGGAGCGGGGCATATCCCTCTCGCTGCCGGATGGGCACTCCATTACCGTGGATTGTACCCTGGCGCCAGTGGAGTTCGAGGATCCGGAAACCTGCGTACTCGCGGAAATCCGCCGGGTGGATCGTCAATTACGCGTGACGCGAGAGGAGCAGCTGATTACGCAGAATCTGGCGACCCGTGATCTTGTCCGGGGAATGGCCCATGAAATAAAGAACCCTCTGGGCGGAATGCGTGGCGCCGCTCAACTTCTGGCCATGGAACTGGGGGAGGACTCAGAACTTGGTGACTATACCCGTATAATTGTGGAAGAAGTGGATCGCCTGAAGTCTTTGGTGGATCAGATGTTGGGATCACGCCAGCTTCCTGTGATGGGTGCTGTAAATATTCATCATATTCTGGAACGAGTGTATACGATCGTCTCTTCAGATCCGGAGCATTCCATCGCATTCGAACGGGATTATGATCCCAGCATACCGGATCTGCAGGCCGATGAAGGGCAACTGGTTCAGGCGATCCTGAACATCGTGCAGAATGCGGTGCAGGCGACAGGCAGTAAAGGTACAGTGCTACTCCAGACCCGGGTGCTGCGCCAGTTTACCCTGGCCGGCGTGCGTCATCGTCTGGTGCTGCAAATCAATATCGTCGATGACGGCCCTGGTATACCCCAGGAACTTCAGGAAAGAGTTTTTTATCCCATGGTCAGTGGCAAGTCGGAAGGTACGGGTTTGGGATTGTCTCTGGCGCAGTCCATGATCAACAGACACGGCGGTCTGATCGAATTCACCAGTACACCGGGTAAGACGGTGTTCACGATCTATCTGCCCCTGGAGCAGTGCAATGAGTGA
- the ntrC gene encoding nitrogen regulation protein NR(I) has product MSDTGVIWIVDDDRSIRWVLEKALSGAGYETRGFEQADDLLEALQSWEPAAILSDIRMPGMDGLTLLGKVHELRPQVPVIIMTAHSDLDSAVNAYGVGAFEYLPKPFDIDEVLDQVQRAVASRDGESAAQREVRGADGGIIGEAPSMQGVFRAIGRLARSNISVLINGESGTGKELVAQALHQHSPRAQQTFIALNMAAIPRELMESELFGHEKGAFTGAQSRRMGRFEQAQGGTLFLDEIGDMPPEAQTRLLRVLADGEFYRVGGVSPIRADVRIVAATHQDLELLVEQGRFREDLFHRLNVIRIQIPPLRERREDIPLLMDHFLSRAAEELGVPAKILRADALERLEAFSWPGNVRQLENTARWLTVMASGQEIHPQDLPPEILESAEAGPAESRDAEDWESVLGFWVERRHAAGGEGLMAEVEAAMIRAALKATAGRRQDAARLLGWGRNTLTRKLKELEGS; this is encoded by the coding sequence ATGAGTGATACTGGCGTGATCTGGATAGTGGATGATGATCGTTCGATTCGTTGGGTGCTGGAGAAAGCATTGTCCGGGGCGGGCTATGAAACCCGGGGGTTCGAGCAGGCTGATGACCTGCTCGAGGCTTTGCAGTCCTGGGAGCCGGCTGCCATCCTGTCTGATATCCGTATGCCCGGTATGGACGGGCTCACCTTGTTGGGCAAGGTGCATGAACTTCGTCCGCAGGTGCCGGTCATTATTATGACCGCACACTCGGATCTTGATAGTGCGGTGAATGCTTATGGAGTAGGCGCGTTCGAGTACCTGCCCAAGCCTTTTGATATTGACGAGGTGTTGGACCAGGTGCAACGTGCTGTTGCCAGTCGGGATGGTGAATCAGCAGCGCAGAGAGAAGTCCGTGGCGCAGACGGTGGAATAATCGGTGAAGCGCCTTCCATGCAAGGAGTTTTTCGAGCTATCGGACGTTTGGCGCGATCCAATATCTCAGTGCTCATCAATGGTGAATCCGGTACCGGCAAGGAGTTGGTGGCACAGGCCCTGCATCAGCACAGCCCTCGTGCGCAACAGACCTTTATTGCCCTGAACATGGCGGCCATTCCCAGAGAACTTATGGAATCAGAATTGTTCGGGCACGAAAAAGGGGCATTCACTGGAGCCCAATCACGGCGTATGGGGCGTTTTGAACAGGCGCAAGGTGGTACCCTGTTTCTGGATGAGATCGGCGATATGCCGCCTGAAGCCCAGACGCGCCTTTTGCGCGTACTTGCGGACGGCGAGTTCTACCGGGTGGGAGGGGTAAGTCCCATCAGGGCAGATGTTCGTATCGTGGCGGCGACACACCAGGATCTTGAATTGCTGGTGGAGCAGGGGCGCTTCAGGGAGGATCTGTTCCATCGCTTGAATGTGATTCGTATTCAGATTCCACCACTAAGGGAAAGACGGGAAGATATCCCCCTGCTGATGGACCACTTTCTTTCCAGGGCTGCAGAAGAGCTGGGTGTGCCGGCCAAGATCCTGAGAGCCGATGCCCTGGAAAGGCTGGAGGCGTTTTCCTGGCCAGGAAATGTGCGGCAACTGGAGAATACCGCCCGCTGGCTTACAGTTATGGCCTCGGGGCAGGAGATACATCCGCAGGATCTGCCACCGGAAATTCTCGAATCCGCAGAAGCCGGGCCGGCTGAATCCCGGGATGCTGAGGACTGGGAATCCGTGCTGGGCTTTTGGGTAGAGCGGCGTCATGCAGCGGGTGGAGAAGGCTTGATGGCAGAAGTTGAGGCGGCAATGATACGGGCAGCACTGAAAGCGACCGCCGGGCGACGTCAGGATGCCGCCCGTTTGTTGGGCTGGGGGCGAAATACCCTTACTCGCAAGCTTAAAGAGCTTGAGGGCTCTTAG